A region from the Clostridia bacterium genome encodes:
- a CDS encoding bifunctional 4-hydroxy-3-methylbut-2-enyl diphosphate reductase/30S ribosomal protein S1, which yields MEIKVAKTAGFCFGVKRAVEETYKLAKEKNKKIVTYGPVIHNEQVINDLYNQGVTVKEDLRKIKKDSLVIIRAHGVGESVYKFLEENEIEYVDLTCPFVKKIHNIVNKNYNEGKKIVVVGKKNHPEVVGINGWCNDSAIIIYEEEPKEIEKFFSESDSLCVVAQTTINKEKFYNYVKFLKNTCKNIEVFDTICNATYERQTEAIALAKESEAMIVIGGKNSSNTNELYHRCKDILDSTYMIENAGQLNLSLLNNKKIAITAGASTPAYIIREVLNIMSEEKVMAVGEENFADMLENYLNSSLHSGQIVKGTVDRVSSNEVNVNIPGYKGVGVISLDNLSDDSQFKPEEHFKVGDEIEAMVIKKNDVEGTVLLSKKRVDSQKNSEILKAAFESKEILKGKVVDVNKGGVSVIVNACKIFVPNSLATEKMSDDKNLLLNTEVSLKIIDFDERKRRAVGSIKAVIDEEKKELQEAFWQNVAEGKVYEGIVKSLTNFGAFVDLGGVDGLVHISELSWGRIKHPSEVVKVGDKITVFIKEIDAEKKKISLGFKKAEDNPWVKIENEYKVGDVVDCKIVRLVPFGAFAQIIPFVDGLIHISQISNKRIDKPADVLTVGDEVQAKIIEIDLETKKISLSIRELLAEEVKEEVSETEE from the coding sequence TTGGAGATAAAAGTTGCTAAAACTGCCGGTTTTTGCTTTGGGGTAAAAAGGGCAGTTGAAGAAACATATAAACTGGCAAAAGAGAAGAATAAAAAAATAGTTACTTACGGTCCTGTTATTCATAATGAGCAGGTTATAAATGATCTTTATAATCAGGGTGTAACCGTTAAGGAAGACTTACGGAAGATAAAAAAAGATTCACTCGTTATTATCCGTGCTCACGGAGTAGGCGAAAGTGTATATAAATTTTTAGAAGAAAATGAAATAGAATATGTAGATTTAACCTGTCCGTTTGTTAAAAAAATTCATAATATAGTTAATAAGAATTATAATGAAGGCAAAAAAATAGTTGTAGTGGGCAAGAAAAATCATCCTGAAGTAGTTGGTATAAACGGTTGGTGCAACGACAGCGCGATAATAATATATGAAGAAGAACCTAAAGAAATTGAAAAGTTTTTTAGTGAATCTGATTCATTATGTGTAGTTGCGCAGACAACAATAAATAAAGAGAAATTTTACAATTATGTTAAATTTTTAAAAAACACTTGTAAAAACATAGAAGTTTTTGATACAATATGTAATGCGACGTATGAAAGGCAGACAGAAGCAATAGCCCTTGCAAAAGAGTCAGAGGCTATGATTGTTATCGGCGGTAAGAACAGTTCCAACACTAATGAACTTTATCATCGCTGTAAAGACATTCTTGATAGTACTTATATGATAGAAAATGCAGGTCAGCTTAATTTAAGTCTTTTAAATAACAAAAAAATCGCAATTACTGCGGGAGCATCAACTCCTGCGTATATAATAAGGGAGGTTCTGAATATTATGTCAGAAGAAAAAGTAATGGCAGTTGGCGAAGAAAATTTTGCTGATATGCTTGAAAATTATCTTAATTCATCACTACATAGTGGTCAAATCGTTAAAGGAACAGTTGACAGAGTGTCTTCAAACGAAGTTAATGTTAACATTCCTGGATATAAAGGAGTAGGAGTTATTTCACTTGATAACTTATCAGATGATTCTCAGTTTAAGCCTGAAGAACATTTTAAAGTTGGCGATGAAATTGAAGCCATGGTTATTAAGAAGAATGATGTTGAAGGAACAGTTCTTTTATCTAAAAAAAGAGTTGATTCTCAGAAAAATTCCGAAATCTTAAAAGCTGCATTTGAAAGCAAAGAAATTCTTAAAGGAAAAGTTGTAGATGTTAATAAAGGCGGTGTATCCGTTATTGTTAACGCTTGTAAAATCTTTGTTCCTAATTCACTTGCTACAGAAAAAATGAGCGACGATAAAAACCTACTTTTAAATACAGAAGTTTCACTTAAAATCATTGATTTTGATGAAAGAAAAAGAAGAGCAGTCGGTTCAATCAAGGCTGTTATTGACGAAGAAAAGAAAGAACTTCAGGAAGCTTTCTGGCAGAATGTAGCTGAAGGTAAAGTTTATGAAGGTATAGTTAAATCTCTTACAAACTTCGGTGCATTTGTTGATTTAGGCGGAGTTGACGGTTTAGTTCACATTTCTGAATTATCTTGGGGAAGAATTAAACATCCGTCTGAAGTTGTTAAAGTTGGAGATAAAATTACAGTATTTATTAAAGAAATCGATGCTGAAAAGAAAAAGATTTCATTAGGCTTTAAAAAAGCAGAAGATAACCCTTGGGTTAAAATCGAAAACGAATACAAAGTTGGCGATGTAGTTGATTGTAAAATCGTTCGTCTTGTTCCTTTCGGTGCTTTTGCTCAAATCATTCCTTTTGTTGACGGTTTAATTCACATTTCTCAGATTTCAAATAAGAGAATTGATAAACCTGCTGATGTTTTAACAGTTGGGGATGAAGTTCAGGCTAAGATTATTGAAATCGATTTAGAAACAAAGAAAATCAGCCTAAGCATCAGAGAACTTTTAGCAGAAGAAGTAAAAGAAGAAGTTTCTGAAACAGAAGAATAA
- a CDS encoding NADH peroxidase produces the protein MKKFVCSVCGYVHEGNEPPEKCPVCKVPASKFNEMVEGAALAAEHEYGVYAKTVKNNPDISEEDKKYIFEQLMANFNGECAEVGMYLCMARIAHREGYPEVGLYWEKAAYEEAEHAAKFAELLGEDLEPNMKATTKDNLKWRVDCEYGATQGKFDLASCAKKNGLDAIHDTVHEMARDEARHGKGLEGLLNRYFK, from the coding sequence ATGAAAAAATTTGTATGTTCAGTTTGCGGATATGTTCACGAGGGTAATGAACCACCTGAAAAATGTCCTGTATGTAAAGTTCCTGCATCAAAATTTAACGAAATGGTTGAAGGTGCAGCATTAGCAGCAGAGCATGAATACGGAGTATATGCAAAAACAGTTAAAAACAATCCTGACATTTCAGAAGAAGATAAAAAATATATCTTTGAACAGTTAATGGCTAACTTTAATGGTGAATGTGCAGAAGTTGGTATGTATCTATGTATGGCAAGAATTGCTCACAGAGAGGGTTATCCTGAAGTTGGGCTTTACTGGGAAAAAGCAGCATATGAAGAAGCAGAACACGCTGCAAAATTTGCTGAACTTTTAGGCGAAGATTTAGAGCCTAATATGAAAGCGACAACAAAAGATAATCTTAAATGGAGAGTAGACTGTGAATACGGTGCAACTCAGGGTAAATTTGACCTTGCATCATGTGCTAAGAAAAACGGTCTTGACGCAATTCATGACACAGTTCACGAAATGGCAAGAGACGAAGCTCGCCACGGAAAAGGCTTAGAAGGACTTTTAAACAGATATTTTAAATAA